The Sphingosinicella flava genome includes the window CTTCCTGTCCAGAAAAGATGCGACGGCGATTTCATTGGCCGCGTTGAGGATGGCCGGACGCGCGCCGCCCGCCTTCAGCGCGGCCATGGCGAGGCCGAGCGCCGGGAACCGGTCAAGGTCGGGCGCTTCGAAGTTCAAAGTGCCGATGCGGGTGAGGTCGAGGCGCGCGCAGGGCGTCGCCATCCGTTCCGGCCAGGCGAGCGCATAAGCGATGGGAATGCGCATGTCGGGCGCGCCGAGCTGCGCCAGCACGGATCCGTCGACATATTCGACAAGGGAGTGGACGACCGACTGCGGATGAACCACGACCTCGAAAGCCTCCGGCGGAAGCGGGAAGAGGTGATAGGCCTCGATCAATTCCAAGCCCTTGTTCATCAGGGTCGCTGAATCGACGGAAATCTTCGCGCCCATCGACCAATTGGGGTGCGCGACCGCCTGTTCCGGCGTGACGACGGCCATCGCCTCGCGGCTCCATGTCCGGAACGGGCCGCCGCTCGCCGTCAGGATGACGCGCGACACGCCGCCGGGCCGGTCATGGTCGAAACATTGGAAGATGGCATTATGTTCGGAATCGACGGGGAGCAGCCGGGCGCCGCTGGCACGCGCCGCGTCGGTCATCAAGTCGCCGGCGGATACCAAGGCTTCCTTGTTGGCAAGCGCGACGGTCCTGCCGCCCCGGAGCGCGGCCATGACGGGCCGCAGCCCCGCGCAGCCGACGATCGCGGCCATCGTCCAATCCGCGCCCATGCCGGCCGCTTCGACGACGGCCTCCTCCCCCGCCGCGGCTTCGATGCCGGAACCGGAAAGCGCGCTTCGCAAGGCATTGAATTGGGCCGGATCGG containing:
- a CDS encoding 1-deoxy-D-xylulose-5-phosphate reductoisomerase, which gives rise to MARTVTILGATGSVGTSTLDLIERQPGAYDVLALTAHRDVDGLAAAARRVGAKRAVIADPAQFNALRSALSGSGIEAAAGEEAVVEAAGMGADWTMAAIVGCAGLRPVMAALRGGRTVALANKEALVSAGDLMTDAARASGARLLPVDSEHNAIFQCFDHDRPGGVSRVILTASGGPFRTWSREAMAVVTPEQAVAHPNWSMGAKISVDSATLMNKGLELIEAYHLFPLPPEAFEVVVHPQSVVHSLVEYVDGSVLAQLGAPDMRIPIAYALAWPERMATPCARLDLTRIGTLNFEAPDLDRFPALGLAMAALKAGGARPAILNAANEIAVASFLDRKVGFLDIAAIVQETLDALDLPAPSDLDAVFEVDRAARGEAARIAREYCP